A DNA window from Vigna angularis cultivar LongXiaoDou No.4 chromosome 1, ASM1680809v1, whole genome shotgun sequence contains the following coding sequences:
- the LOC108333868 gene encoding cyclic dof factor 3, with product MSQVRDSAIKLFGADIHTTHTPIKPTTPFPDLHSLTRIQPLLQPIIVMNGLEESVNDEVDVPLKEEVSSKQIDPQEDGNDTPRDICKNPTLKLVGKVVHRTNEHRNAKRNIDQEKVFKKPDKVLQCPRCNSLETKFCYFNNYNVNQPRHFCKNCQRYWTAGGAIRNVPVGAGKRKNKHSALQYYQKPVTPDGESAIQTHSSGSSDDMILSSNELSVTSRPIREREENPLSESVETVLSLNGQRKFDVDFSTVKDDGEDPSSSSMRSNEMEQVGLAQHFNGLIPLHSFHYHPVPSWSYQWNPCWNVKEFRSSSTSYTGSPTMMAVSGFSIPTVMPPAAPYSYSGFMSNLAGQEEESSLIGSAFSGISLSSSSVSNSTSSGNTSPALGKHSRDGSTPKEGAMKQNLWVPKTVRINGPEEAANSSIWTTLGTKSEQNKIIIKGSVFKSFESKTSADDNQIRRTNPAAFSRSESFQESM from the exons ATGTCCCAAGTTAGAGATTCTGCAATAAAGCTTTTTGGAGCAGATATTCATACTACACATACTCCCATTAAGCCAACCACACCCTTCCCAGATTTACACTCATTGACTCGGATTCAGCCTCTGCTTCAACCCATCATCGTCATG AATGGACTTGAAGAATCAGTTAATGATGAAGTGGATGTTCCTTTGAAAGAAGAAGTTTCTAGCAAACAGATTGATCCTCAAGAAGATGGTAATGATACTCCAAGAGACATATGTAAAAATCCTACACTGAAACTGGTGGGAAAAGTAGTTCATAGGACTAATGAGCACAGGAATgctaaaagaaatattgatcAGGAAAAGGTTTTCAAGAAGCCAGACAAGGTCCTGCAATGTCCTCGCTGCAATAGTTTGGAAACAAAGTTTTGCTACTTCAACAATTACAATGTTAACCAACCTAGACATTTCTGTAAAAATTGCCAAAGGTATTGGACAGCTGGAGGGGCGATTAGAAATGTTCCTGTTGGGGCTGGTAAGCGTAAGAATAAGCACTCAGCTCTGCAGTATTATCAGAAACCTGTGACTCCTGATGGTGAATCTGCGATCCAGACACATTCCAGTGGTTCTAGTGATGATATGATTCTCTCATCTAATGAACTTTCTGTGACTTCAAGACCTATCAGAGAAAGGGAGGAAAATCCTCTTAGTGAATCCGTAGAAACTGTGTTGAGTCTCAATGGCCAAAGAAAATTTGATGTGGACTTTTCCACTGTCAAAGATGATGGTGAGGACCCTTCCAGCTCCTCTATGAGATCTAATGAAATGGAGCAGGTTGGTTTGGCACAACACTTTAATGGTTTAATTCCCTTACATTCATTTCATTATCATCCTGTCCCTTCATGGTCTTATCAATGGAATCCATGTTGGAATGTCAAGGAGTTTAGGTCCAGTAGTACTAGTTACACAGGTTCTCCAACCATGATGGCAGTTTCTGGCTTCTCCATACCAACAGTAATGCCACCTGCAGCACCTTATTCGTATTCAGGTTTCATGTCAAACTTAGCTGGCCAAGAGGAAGAGTCTTCATTGATTGGATCTGCATTTAGTGGCATCTCATTGTCTTCATCTTCTGTCAGCAATAGTACTAGTTCTGGTAATACATCCCCAGCCTTGGGAAAACATTCCAGAGATGGAAGCACACCGAAGGAAGGTGCAATGAAACAGAACCTTTGGGTGCCTAAGACTGTTAGAATTAACGGTCCAGAAGAGGCTGCAAACAGTTCAATATGGACAACTTTGGGAACAAAATCTGAACAGaacaaaatcattataaaagGAAGTGTCTTTAAATCATTTGAGTCTAAGACAAGTGCTGATGATAATCAAATTCGAAGGACAAACCCTGCTGCTTTCTCACGCTCTGAATCTTTTCAGGAAAGCATGTGA